Below is a genomic region from Granulicella sp. L56.
GGGGACAGGGTAGCTGCTTTTTCATGTCCGAAATTCCATGTCTCCAAATCCCATGTCCGAAAGTCCGGACATGGGCCACCCGGTGGCGAACTAACCGCAACCTGCTTTCGTATAAGACATTGCCGGGCCTCTCGCTTTGCTCTCGCTGGGCTGGTAGTCTCAATCGGAACCCCCGGAACGGATATCGATGGAATTCAAAGAGGCCGTCAAAATCGCGTTGCAATCGCTGTGGGCCAATAAGCTCCGGTCGATCCTGACCCTGCTGGGCGTCGTCATCGGCGTGGCCAGCGTCATCGCCGTGGTCACGCTGGTCAACGGCGCGAACACGTACGTCACGACGAAGTTCTCCAGCTACGGCGCGGATGTCTTTACGGTGTCGAAGATGCCGCAGATCATTACCAGCTCCGAGGACTACCAGCGGTATCAGAAGAGAAAGAATGTCCTTTATTCCGACTTCCTCTATGTCAAGGAAAATTGCAAGCGCTGCGTCGGCATTGGAGCCCAGCAGGCGACCACGGGCACGATTGTGCGTGGAACGCAGTCGGTCACCGATACTCAGATTCGCGGCTATACGTGGCAGATGCCGTCATTGCAGAATCTGAACATCGAACAGGGCCGCGGGTTTACCGAAGCGGACGAGGAACGTGCGTCGAATGTCGCCATCATCGGGACGGATATTCAGGATCACATGTTTCCCGGTCAGAATCCGCTGGGGCAGGAACTGCGCGTGGATGGGACGCCGTATACGATCATCGGCATCAGCGAGAAACAGGGCAGCACCTTTGGCCAAAGCCAGGATAACTGGGTCGGTGTGCCGCTGACCTCGTATCAAAAAAATTACGGAACTCAGAAGTCGGTCACGATCTACGTCAAGGCTGGTTCGGCAGGACTGATACTCGATGACGCGGCTGACGAGGTGCGAGTGCTGATGCGGTCGCAGCGGCACGATCTGCCAGGAGTGCCGGACTCCTTTGAGCTGGATACAAACAACACTCTGGTCGGCTTCTTCAGCACGATCACAAATTCCTTCGGCGCGGTCGCCGGCGGCATTGCGCTCATTTCACTGGTGGTCGGCGGCATTGTGATTATGAACATCATGCTGGTGAGCGTTACCGAACGGACGCGAGAGATCGGGATACGAAAGGCATTGGGTGCGCGACCGAAAGACATCCTGATGCAGTTCCTGATCGAGTCGGGAACGATGGCGCTGGTGGGCGGAGCCTTCGGCGTGATTGGCGGCATCATTGTGGCGCAGGTCATCACGGTGGTCGCTGGATTTCCCTCTACTGTCGCGTTCTGGAGCGTGCTTGCGGGCCTGTTCATGGCGACGTCAACGGGCATCTTCTTCGGGGTGTATCCGGCGCGGAAGGCTGCGCAACTGGATCCGATTGTGGCGTTACGGGCTGATTAGGAACTCGGGAAGGCAAGTTTTATGCGGATTGGCGATGTCAAGGAAACGGTAACGATGGCACTGGACACTCTGCGCATGAATAAGCTGCGCAGCGGTCTGACGATTCTTGGAATCGTCATCGGTGTCATGACGGTGATTATCATCTCGTCAGTCGTGAACGGGTTGAACAGCAGGGTTGAGGATCTGGTGAAGTCGCTGGGGTCGAACGTTCTCTTCGTCTTCCGTTTCCCGGTATTCGGCCAGCGGCCCACGACCGAGATGCTGACGCGTAAGCAGTTGACCTACGACGACGCGATGGCGATGCGTGAGTTGCCGCATGTGGTGGCGGTCTCGCCTGCGCTGCAGTACACCGATAACACCGCACCCGACCGTGCAGGAGTGACCTCCATCAAGGGCGGCGGCAAGAGCATGCAGGGCACCATCCTCGAAGGCGATACCCCGGCGCAGAAGGATGTGAGCGAACTCGACATGCGCGAGGGGCGGTTCTTCAACGAGGGCGATCAGGAGCGCGCCGCCGAGGTAACGGTGCTGGGCAGCGATACCGCAGATGAACTGTTTCCCGGCCAGAGCGCTGTGGGCAAAGAGGTGCAGGCGTCGGGAATGGTCTTCACTGTCGTCGGTGTGCTGGAAAAGCAGAAGCAGGCGTTTGGCGGAGGAAAGAATCCGCAGGATAACCACGCTTATTTTCCGATTACGACGTTCCACTACATGCATCCTGAGGAGTTGGATTACTGGATCACGTTGAAGTATGACGATCCGAAGAACCGGCCGCTGGTCGAGGATGAGCTGACTGAACTGTTGCGGCGGCGACGCAAGGTAGCCAATGCTGCGCCGGACAACTTCGCCATCTTCGGCACCGACTCGCTGACACGCTTGTGGAACAACATTACGAGCGGACTTTTTCTGTTGCTGGTTGCGCTGTCGAGCGTGGCACTGCTGGTGGGGGGCGTCGGCGTCATGAACATCATGCTGGTGAGCGTGACCGAGCGAACGCGTGAGATCGGTATACGCAAGGCGATTGGAGCGACCAAGCAGACCATTCTGACGCAGTTCACGCTCGAGGCGATGACACTGTGCGCCGTGGGCGGCGTCATTGGCCTCTGCGTGGGTAGCGCTCTTGCGTTGGGCGTGTCTTTTCTGTTCCCGGCGGCGCTGTCGGCTGTCTGGATGCTGGTGGCGTTTTTGAGTTCCTGCGGGATTGGGTTAGTGTTCGGAATCTATCCGGCGTGGAAGGCTGCGAACTTGAATCCGATTGAAGCGCTGCGGTACGAGTAAGCCAGCGTCCCGGTCCGACGTCCCGGTTCGATAGACTAACTTCATGGCCACAGCGATTGAGGCGATCACTACACTGTTGACGCTTGCCGGGTTGGCGTATCTGCTGCTGGCATTGTGGGGGACACGGGACTTCGCGCACTACTGGATGCGGCGACCGAAGACAGAGGGCTTTGCTCCTGACGTCAGCATTCTCAAGCCTGTGAAGGGCGTCGATCCGCAGATGTATGCCGGTCTGGTGAGCCATTGCCGCCAGCAGTACGCTGGCAACTTTGAGATTCTATTTGGCGTGAGCAGTATGGACGATCCGGCAGTCGAGGAGATAAGGCGTCTACAGACGGAGTTTCCTGACTGCGTGATTCGGCTGGTGGAATGCCGCGAGCGGCTGGGAACCTCGGGCAAGGTAAGCAACCTGGTGCAGATGCTGCGTGAGGCGCGATACGAGCATGTGCTGATCAATGACAGCGATATTTATGTCTCGCCGCTGTATCTCACCCGCGTGATGGCGTGTTTCGCGGATGCGTCGGTGGGCATGGTGACGGCTCCGTATATCGGCCGCACGGCTGAGACCGGTAGCGGACGAACATTGTGGTCGCGGCTGGAGGCGCTGGGCATCTCGACCGATTTTCTGCCCGGCGTTCTGACCGCGCGCAAGCTGGAGCATGGCATTCGGTTCGGCCTTGGTTCGACGCTGGCGATGAGCTGGAGGGCGCTGGCAAAGGCAGGCGGGCTGGAGCCGCTGACGGAGTATCTCGCCGACGACTATGAGATGGGCGCGCGCATTGCTGCTGCGGGCTATCGTGTCGAGTTATCAAACGAGGTGGTCGATACTACGGTTCCGGCGTATCGCTTTCGCGGCTTCTGTGATCATCAACTACGCTGGTCACGGTCGACGCGCGATTCGCGCAAGCTGGGTTACGTCGGCCTGGGAATTACCTATGCGCTGCCGTGGGCGCTGATGAACTGCGTTGCCAGCGGCTTTGCGCTGTGGAGCTTTTCGTTGCTGAGCGTCGTGGTGCTGGCGCGGGTCGCGGTGGCGCTTTCGGTCGGCGTCGGCATCCTGCGCGATGGGCAGGTGCTGCGCGATCTATGGTTGTTGCCGCTGCGGGATTTCTTCGGCCTCGGCTTCTGGGCGTGGAGCTTTGCCGACGATACGGTGGTGTGGCGCGGGGAGCGGTTTCATCTGCGTAATGGACGGATTACGCGGGCTTGAGCTTTGCTGGCGCGTGAAAGGCTTCGCTTCAGTACGACGCTGCCTGATTACTGAGGATCTCTTTGCCTCCGCTTTGTGCGATGAAGTAGGCCTTACCCGGCAGCGATGGCAGCGGATCGTCGAGGCTCTGCCAGAGGAAGATGCGGCGGACGCCGGTCCACTTGAGGGCGATGGAGGCGTTGTCCTCGAAGATGGGCGGCGCGTCGGGGAAGAAGGAGCCGTACCAGAGATTGGAGCTGCGGCCATTGAGGATGTGAATGTTGTTACGGTGGAGATAGAAGCCGAGGGTGCTGCCGCTCTCGTACTCGCCGTGGATGACGATCAGGTCGTCAGACTTTAGCTGCGGTGCGATTGTCTCCGCGAGTTTATAGGAAGTCAGGATGGGAGAGAAGACCTGCAGGCCGAGGTGCGCGGCCAGCAGGAAGCCGAAGGCTCCGGCAGCGAGCCAGAGGTTGGCGGCGTGGGGCTTGTAGTTGCGGCGCAGCAACCAGTTCAGCAGCGTTCCGCCGAAGAGCGCGATGGCGGTGATGATGAGCGGCGTGCGAAAGGCCCCCATCGCCCGGGTGTCGAGATCGAGGAAGTGGCCGAAGGAGAGTGCATAGTCGCCGGGGTTCTGGCTTAGCATCGTTGCGAGCTCGGTGTTGGGGCTGGGCGGTTGCGAGTGGAGGATGAAGAATCCTGCTGCCAGTGCGGCGATGGAGCCGAGCACAAGAAGGACGACCGAGATGCGTTGGCCCGCGACGGCGAGGCGGTTGGGCACGGTGAAGGACTCGGCCTCGTCCGCTTCGCTGGCCAGCCATGCGGCGATCAGCAGGGTGAGCGCGGGCAGCGTGGGCAGCACGTAGTACTCCTGCCGTGTGGAGAAGCTGAAGAAGAGCATGGGCAGCGCTGCCCAGATGCCTAGCAGAAGGAGCGTGCTTTGCGATGCGTCGAGTGCTTGGCGGCGCAGCGACTTGATCCAGGGGACTGTAGCAAGAGCTTTGAAGAGGTAGGCGCTCCAGGGCATCAGCCAGATGAGCAGCAGGCCCCAGAAGAGCGCGAGGGGAACGGTGTCGTAGTCGCGCGGCACGCGGAGGTTGAGGTAGCGGAGCACCTGCTCGTTGACGAAGTAGAACCAGAGCCAGCCATGGACGTTGCCGTCAGTCGGGCCCGGAACCGTCCAGTGGCCGTGGGCGAAGCTGAGGTTACCGGGATGGCCTTGGGTCGGGTTCGCAAGGGCAATGAAGACGTGCCACGGGATTGCGATAGCTAGAAAGAGGAGGACGCTCGATGCCGGAAAGAACTGGCGGATGCGAGTGATAGTTCCACGAACGCAGCGGGTCAGCAATAGATGCGCGAGCACGATGAGGACGGGGAAGACGATGCCGATGAGTCCCTTGGTGAGAACATCGAGGGCGCAGCAGGCGGCGAAGCCCCAGCAGAGCAGGCGGCTCGGCTGGTCCTGCTGCTCGGTAATCCAGTAGCAGAGCATTCCCAGCGTCAGCCAGAGACAGACGGCGACGTCGGGAATGGTGATGCGCGTGAAGATGAAGATGCCGAAGCTGGAGAGCAGGATGAGTGCGGAATATAGCCCGGCGCGAGCGGAGCCGAAGGCGCGGCGGCCGAAGACTTCCATGGCCAGAGCGAGCGCGAGAACGGTGAAGGCGAGCGGGAGCCTTGCGCTTGCGGTGTGGACGCCGAAGAGCTTGAAGCTGGTGGCGATGCTCCAGTAGAGCAGGGGTGCCTTTTCGAGATAGCGGATGCCATTGGCGTAGAGCGTGACCCAGTCGTGGCGGACCAGCATCTCGCGGGCGACCTCGGAGTGGACCGAATCGGCGTCGTCGAGCAGCGGCGGCGTCAGCAGCGTGAAGCTGGCGTAGAAGAAGAGCCACAGCGCGATGAGGACGAGGCGATTGCGGCGGGGAGCGGATGCGGCTGGCGCGGTGTCGGTGAGGGGAGGCACGTCTTTAGTGTATTTGCGGCGAGGGGTGAGATTGGTAGCGGCAACGGCGAAGGAGAAATACAGGGGTCTCTCCACTGCGCTTCGCTTCGGTCGAGATGACGTGCGTTTGTTGCTGGACTAATCGAGATGACGCGTGGATGAGTTGATTTGGCGTGATTTGTCGTAGACTCAGGCTGACTGCATGATGAATGATCTGGTTCAAGTTGGGAACACCGCTGCGCCGCCGACAGAGCTTATCTTCGGCGAGTGGTATCCGGCCCTGCGTGCTGCCGAGTTGCGCAAGGGCAAGACGAAGACGGCCATGCTGCTGGGCATTCCCTTGCTGATGGGGCGCAGGAACGACGGCAAAATCTTTGCCATGCGCGACCTTTGCCCGCATCGCGGCATTCCGCTTTCGGCGGGATGGTTCGACGGCGAGACGGTGCAGTGCAAATATCACGGCTGGCGCTTTGAGCCGTGCAGCGGGCAGTGTACGGAGATTCCGTCGTTGACCGGGCATGATGTGCTCGACGCAACGAAGATCTTTGCCAACTCCTTTCCCTGTGAGGAGCGCGATGGCTATGCGTGGGTCTATATTCCCGAGCCGGGAACGGGGCGGATTGGCGATGCGCTGCCGCCGGTGCCGGAGATGCCGAAGTTTTCTGAACGCTATCGCAGCGCGCATCTGACGGCTGATCTCCCGTGCAATGTCGATCACGGCATCATCGGCCTGATGGATCCGGCGCATGGTCCGTTTGTGCATCAGGCGTGGTGGTGGCGCAGCCGGGCGAGCATTCACGAGAAGACTAAACACTTCGAGCCATTGAAGGACGAAGAAAACAATGGAAGAAATGCCGGTTTTCGCATGTCGGCCCATGCGCCTTCAGGCAACAGCGCACCGTACAAATTATTGGGCGTGTATGGCGAGCCGATCACGACGATGATCGACTTTGTGCTGCCGAACCGGCGCTATGAGACGATCCGCTGCGGTGCGAAGTGGTTCTCCAGTTTGACCACGGTGACTCCGGTGACGGCTTCGACGTGCAGGATCGATGTGTATGCGGCGTGGAATGTCTTCTACCGTGTTCCATTTGTAACTTCCATCGCTACATTCTTCGGCGCGCGTTTTGTGCGGCAGGACCAGGAGACGATGGTGCAGCAGGCCGAGGGCTTGCGGTTCAACCCTGCGCTGATGCTGATCGATGACGCCGACAAGCCTGCGAAGTGGTACTTCGCGCTGAAGCAGGCGCGGTTGAAGGGGACGGGCGAGCATCCTCTGGCCGGGCCGATCACGCTGCACTGGCGAAGCTAATTTGTCCCTTTCATGGGACCCCCGGGGGGTGCTTTGGGCATAAGTCACATGAATGTAGGGAGATAGCTAGGTAATAGCATGCTTGACTGAGTGTAGAATGGGATTACAGTGACAGAGCAGTGCATTGGTAGGGATCTACTTTGAATCTTTGCGTAAGATCAGGCCGCCTGCGAGCGAAAGCACGCCGACGACGATTACTATTCGTTCATCCATAGACCAGTCGAGCGAGCCCTCTAGCTTATCTGGCTGACCAAATGCCTCGCCCCGCGTGTTGGTTATGATCTCCCCGCTGAAGCCGGTGATTCCGAAAGCGGCTAGTCCGCTGCCGAACAGGATGAGGAGAACCGCTACCTTTTTCATGTTGGCAATTTTCTCATAAGGTGCGCTGATAGCATGGCGGGATGCCGCTAGACCTTACAGGAACTCGGGCCAAGCTAGCTTGGGCGCACCACCACTTCAAAATCGTCGATGGTGAAATCACGGCATGGCTCAAGGGAAACCCTCACGAACTTGTCTTCCAATGCAATGAGCAGTGCACCAAATACTGGCTTAGGGCCAGCAGAGTTGGTGCAGTCCCAGACTTTCAAAGGTGGGGACTGATTATCGGCGACTGTGTCACCAACTTGAGGGACGCACTGGATCACCTGATTTTCGCCATTGCTGGACTTCCCACCAGTCCCAATCGCGACAAACGCGACAAGGCCGCTTTCATCATCACTAGCGACGTCGGAGAGTTCAAGAAGTGGGGTCGAGGAAAACTCGCCAGCGTTCCTGATCCCATAAAAGACTCCGTCTTTAGTTTTCAGCCCTTCAACCGTCGCTCTAATCCAAGAATGCCGTCTCTCTTGGGTATCTTGGCGGAACTTGCGAACGGGAACAAGCATAAGGTTCCTACTGTCGTTCTCACTGTCCCCTCCCTCATCGATGTAGAGTTCGTAAGTCAGAGTGGGGTGCGGCAACAATCCACCTTCGATATATACAAAGGGGATATTCAAGACGGAACTGTAGTGTGCATCTTCGAGGTTCCTAAACCCGATCCTCAGATCAAGCTTGTATCGAACAGTAGCTTCGTTCGATTTCATGTCGCTCTCAAGCACAAGCCTATCGAAGGAAACACAGCGCTCGATGCAGATAGGGCCGACTATCAGGGTCTCGTTCTGGATATCTTCAAAGAGGTCGAATTTGTTATCGACACATTGACTGAAATGGTGTGAGCGCACATCATACGTCGCACCAAACCGCATCCGTTGATGGCGAGGCGCCCACCTTCGCTGAGGATTGTCTTTGCGAAGATGGGAGTTGCTGCTTTCTTTTAGTCGATTATGAAGAGAATGGCGCTGGCCGCGGGGACGTTGAGCGTGCCGCCTTTTGTGCGTTCGCCGTTGGAGAGATGCGCTTCGTGTGCGGTGAGCGTTGGTGCGGTGAGACGGTAGAGCGTGCCTTTGCCGCGGCCTGGAAGGGTAATCTCGGTCGATTGCGTGGCGTCCTTGTTGATGATTGCGAAGAGAGAGCGCCCGTTGGGAAGCTTCGCGGCGTAGGCGGTGGCGTTGACCGGGCCGGGGTCGAAGTCGACGGGGATGATCGTCGCTCCGGCGAAGTGCTGGACGAACTGGAGGCCGAAGTAGACGGGTTCGGCGACGTACTTGCCGTCCATGTCGGCGACGGGGGTGTAGAACGGGCGCGGATGCGGAGCCTTAGGGTCGGGCATGAGGGCCTCGCCGGGGAGGGTGCCGCCGAGCGAGTCGGCGACTGCCTTGCCGCCGCCGCCGTGCAGGTTGATGCCGGAGTAGCCGAAGGAGGCGAGCGAGAGCGCGTAGTCGGCGGTCCAGAGCGCGGCACCGAAGACGTCGGAGAAGCCGGGCTTGCCGCCGCGATAGCAGCTGTTGCCCTCGGTCATGCGGTACTTTGCGCCGACCTTAGTCGCAGCTTCGCGGGTTGTCTCCGCCACTTTGCTGACGCGTGGGTCGGTCTTGAGAAGGTTGTCGAGAGTCGCCTTGGGATTGCTCGGCGGCCCGGTGAAGTAGTAGTGGTGGGTGACGGCGGCGACGTTGGGTCGGTCGCGCTCGGGCAGCGCGGCGATGCGGTCGGCGATGACGGTGGACCAGTGGGGATTGCCTGCGGTGTCGGGTAGGCCAAACTTTGCGCCGGGAACGCTGGCGCGGATGGCGTTGGCGGAGGCGAGCCACTCGTCGAAGTAGCGGTCGGCGGTCCAGGTGGCCTTGTCGCGGAAGCGGCGGGAGAAGCCGTCGGGCTCGTTGCCGACCTGGAAGAATTCGAGGCGCTGGCCGAGGGTTTTGGCGACGAAGACGGCCTCTTCGGCGGCGCGCTGCGGAGTGCTGGTTCCGAGGTTGATGCCGAACAGCGTGTTCCAGCCGGTGGCGTCGAGGAAGCCGCGCAGATTGCGAACCGCCTCAGGAGTGACGGCGTAGCTGAGGGCCATCGGCGATTGTTCACCCGGAGGGGTGCGCAGGATGACGTTGGGGGGCAGCGGCGGCTGTTTGGCGTCGGGCGTGGGCTTCCACCAGCCGACGTCGGAGGTGTTGCCGCCGAGGCGGAGGACGCCGTGTGGCGCGAGCGCGCGGAACTGGGCGATGAGGCCGTGGTTGGAGGGCGCGAAGAAGGTGGGGTCGGAGAGCTGCTGAATCTCATAGCTGAGACCGATGAAGTCTTCGGGGACGATGGGCCCGGGCTGGTCGTTGTGCAGCGTTAGCTTCGCCGTCGCGGTGGTTTGGGCAAAGGCGCGAAGATTTGGGGTCAGAGCGGCTGCTGCGGTTACGGCGACGAAACGGCGGCGATCGAGGGGAGACATTGTTCGAGGTTAGAACTTTGCTGTGACCGTAGCAAGGGATTTGTCTTGCGGAGTTTTGGCGGACGCGGGAATCGCAATGTGCAGTCGTTGCGGCTGCGCCTTCACTCCGGCCTTCGGCAGAGTGGAGGCCGCTTCGCGGCGGTTTGATTGAGACGCGAGGCTGAAGCCTCGCTGTACCTAGCTGCGAGGGCAACGACAACGACAGAGGCAACTGCAAGAACAACAGCAA
It encodes:
- a CDS encoding ABC transporter permease is translated as MEFKEAVKIALQSLWANKLRSILTLLGVVIGVASVIAVVTLVNGANTYVTTKFSSYGADVFTVSKMPQIITSSEDYQRYQKRKNVLYSDFLYVKENCKRCVGIGAQQATTGTIVRGTQSVTDTQIRGYTWQMPSLQNLNIEQGRGFTEADEERASNVAIIGTDIQDHMFPGQNPLGQELRVDGTPYTIIGISEKQGSTFGQSQDNWVGVPLTSYQKNYGTQKSVTIYVKAGSAGLILDDAADEVRVLMRSQRHDLPGVPDSFELDTNNTLVGFFSTITNSFGAVAGGIALISLVVGGIVIMNIMLVSVTERTREIGIRKALGARPKDILMQFLIESGTMALVGGAFGVIGGIIVAQVITVVAGFPSTVAFWSVLAGLFMATSTGIFFGVYPARKAAQLDPIVALRAD
- a CDS encoding ABC transporter permease; its protein translation is MRIGDVKETVTMALDTLRMNKLRSGLTILGIVIGVMTVIIISSVVNGLNSRVEDLVKSLGSNVLFVFRFPVFGQRPTTEMLTRKQLTYDDAMAMRELPHVVAVSPALQYTDNTAPDRAGVTSIKGGGKSMQGTILEGDTPAQKDVSELDMREGRFFNEGDQERAAEVTVLGSDTADELFPGQSAVGKEVQASGMVFTVVGVLEKQKQAFGGGKNPQDNHAYFPITTFHYMHPEELDYWITLKYDDPKNRPLVEDELTELLRRRRKVANAAPDNFAIFGTDSLTRLWNNITSGLFLLLVALSSVALLVGGVGVMNIMLVSVTERTREIGIRKAIGATKQTILTQFTLEAMTLCAVGGVIGLCVGSALALGVSFLFPAALSAVWMLVAFLSSCGIGLVFGIYPAWKAANLNPIEALRYE
- the hpnI gene encoding bacteriohopanetetrol glucosamine biosynthesis glycosyltransferase HpnI, with translation MATAIEAITTLLTLAGLAYLLLALWGTRDFAHYWMRRPKTEGFAPDVSILKPVKGVDPQMYAGLVSHCRQQYAGNFEILFGVSSMDDPAVEEIRRLQTEFPDCVIRLVECRERLGTSGKVSNLVQMLREARYEHVLINDSDIYVSPLYLTRVMACFADASVGMVTAPYIGRTAETGSGRTLWSRLEALGISTDFLPGVLTARKLEHGIRFGLGSTLAMSWRALAKAGGLEPLTEYLADDYEMGARIAAAGYRVELSNEVVDTTVPAYRFRGFCDHQLRWSRSTRDSRKLGYVGLGITYALPWALMNCVASGFALWSFSLLSVVVLARVAVALSVGVGILRDGQVLRDLWLLPLRDFFGLGFWAWSFADDTVVWRGERFHLRNGRITRA
- a CDS encoding phospholipid carrier-dependent glycosyltransferase gives rise to the protein MERPLYFSFAVAATNLTPRRKYTKDVPPLTDTAPAASAPRRNRLVLIALWLFFYASFTLLTPPLLDDADSVHSEVAREMLVRHDWVTLYANGIRYLEKAPLLYWSIATSFKLFGVHTASARLPLAFTVLALALAMEVFGRRAFGSARAGLYSALILLSSFGIFIFTRITIPDVAVCLWLTLGMLCYWITEQQDQPSRLLCWGFAACCALDVLTKGLIGIVFPVLIVLAHLLLTRCVRGTITRIRQFFPASSVLLFLAIAIPWHVFIALANPTQGHPGNLSFAHGHWTVPGPTDGNVHGWLWFYFVNEQVLRYLNLRVPRDYDTVPLALFWGLLLIWLMPWSAYLFKALATVPWIKSLRRQALDASQSTLLLLGIWAALPMLFFSFSTRQEYYVLPTLPALTLLIAAWLASEADEAESFTVPNRLAVAGQRISVVLLVLGSIAALAAGFFILHSQPPSPNTELATMLSQNPGDYALSFGHFLDLDTRAMGAFRTPLIITAIALFGGTLLNWLLRRNYKPHAANLWLAAGAFGFLLAAHLGLQVFSPILTSYKLAETIAPQLKSDDLIVIHGEYESGSTLGFYLHRNNIHILNGRSSNLWYGSFFPDAPPIFEDNASIALKWTGVRRIFLWQSLDDPLPSLPGKAYFIAQSGGKEILSNQAASY
- a CDS encoding aromatic ring-hydroxylating dioxygenase subunit alpha; translation: MMNDLVQVGNTAAPPTELIFGEWYPALRAAELRKGKTKTAMLLGIPLLMGRRNDGKIFAMRDLCPHRGIPLSAGWFDGETVQCKYHGWRFEPCSGQCTEIPSLTGHDVLDATKIFANSFPCEERDGYAWVYIPEPGTGRIGDALPPVPEMPKFSERYRSAHLTADLPCNVDHGIIGLMDPAHGPFVHQAWWWRSRASIHEKTKHFEPLKDEENNGRNAGFRMSAHAPSGNSAPYKLLGVYGEPITTMIDFVLPNRRYETIRCGAKWFSSLTTVTPVTASTCRIDVYAAWNVFYRVPFVTSIATFFGARFVRQDQETMVQQAEGLRFNPALMLIDDADKPAKWYFALKQARLKGTGEHPLAGPITLHWRS